Proteins encoded in a region of the Cheilinus undulatus linkage group 8, ASM1832078v1, whole genome shotgun sequence genome:
- the invs gene encoding inversin isoform X1, producing MASATSGPGPTSLGSQVHAAAVNGDRSALLKLITADPSLRDCEDQFGRTPLMYCVLADRLDCAEILLKAGASVNKTDHSQRTALHLAAQKGNVRFLKLLLSRRANWLQKDLEEMTPLHLATRHPSPKALALLVKHIGPGEVDTQDKNKQTALHWSAFYNRPEHVRLLIKHDSNIGIPDSEGKIPLHWAAHSQEPSATQTVRCILEAAPTESLLNWQDYEGRTPLHFAVADGNEAVVDVLTSYQGCNVTAYDNLFRTPLHWAALLGHARIVHLLLERNTSGTIPSDSQGATPLHYGAQSNNAETVGVFLSHPSVKDEPDLEGRTAFMWAAGKGSDDVLCTMLDLTPHIDINMADKYGGTALHAASLSGHVSTVKLLLERGAMVDSLDVMKHTPLFRACEMGHRDVIITLIKGSAHVDLVDVDGHTALHWAALGGNAEVCQILMETGISPNVQDQAGRTPLQCAAYGGYITCMAVLMENNADPNIQDKEGRTALHWSCNNGYLDAVKLLLGYNAFPNLMEHTEERYTPLDYALLGGHSEVTQFMLEHSALSIAAIQDIAAASIQAVYKGYTVRKAFRERKQLLMRHEQLRKDAAKKREEEQRRREAVQQVSATSPEKQGVPLVKTEQEKRSLVNMMEDLSMNDSVVETKKSSKTKEERHRAHRRKSARRNKAAEHHEPPDASRRHCDNPGDTVPDNSTRLKDLISLTSCSQPPTLKPRPPSMPKVRERPSSNTSVTNQSDSSRERVPLKRRDAHLSVKMPPTNTDAYTSLGSSSSLDHKSPSRKTPSATPETISTRKHRELSMEQSKARNKAALIIQRAWRRFHARRRREARSSQEVEISQLNHAQNRKKMEIRNQSTKVLPSKTSVLQSIYGNSMARRGRSLRGSQSQLFLDLPLRTQSQLSGIDCVHLTEAVNQAKQFSYHLRPQSAGQGSRGRGKH from the exons GCCTCAGCCACGTCTGGCCCAGGACCCACCTCCTTGGGCTCGCAGGTCCATGCTGCAGCTGTCAATGGAGATAGGAGCGCCCTTCTCAAACTCATCACGG CAGATCCTTCTTTGCGGGACTGTGAAGACCAGTTTGGTCGGACCCCTTTGATGTACTGTGTGCTGGCTGACCGCCTGGATTGTGCAGAGATTCTGTTGAAGGCCGGAGCTTCGGTTAACAAGACGGACCACAGTCAGCGTACGGCTCTGCACCTTGCTGCACAGAAG GGGAATGTCCGTTTCCTAAAGCTGCTGCTCTCCAGGCGTGCTAACTGGCTGCAGAAAGATCTCGAAGAGATGACGCCCCTCCACCTGGCCACTCGACACCCCTCCCCAAAAGCCCTTGCCCTCCTGGTCAAACACATTGGCCCTGGAGAGGTTGACACACAAGACAAGAACAAG CAAACTGCCCTCCACTGGTCAGCATTTTATAACCGACCAGAACATGTCCGTCTGCTGATTAAGCACGACTCCAACATCGGCATCCCAGACAGTGAGGGCAAGATCCCTCTGCACTGGGCAGCACACAGTCAGGAGCCCAGTGCCACTCAGACCGTCCGCTGTATACTG GAAGCAGCTCCCACTGAGTCCCTGTTAAACTGGCAGGACTATGAGGGGCGGACACCCCTGCACTTTGCAGTTGCTGATGGTAACGAGGCGGTGGTGGATGTGCTGACGTCTTACCAGGGCTGTAATGTGACAGCTTATGATAACCTCTTCAGAACACCACTGCACTGGGCAGCCCTGCTCG GCCATGCCAGAATTGTTCACCTGCTGCTGGAGAGAAACACATCAGGAACAATTCCCTCAGACAGTCAAGGGGCAACACCTCTGCACTACGGCGCTCAGAGTAACAACGCA gaGACAGTCGGTGTGTTTTTGTCCCATCCATCTGTGAAGGATGAGCCTGATCTAGAGGGGAGGACAGCCTTCATGTGGGCTGCTGGGAAGGGCAGTGATGATGTCCTTTGCACCATGCTGGACCTCACCCCTCATATCGACATTAACATGGCTGACAAGTACGGAGGCACTG CGCTCCATGCGGCCTCCCTGTCAGGCCATGTTAGCACAGTGAAGCTGTTACTGGAGAGAGGAGCGATGGTCGACTCTCTGGATGTGATGAAGCACACGCCACTGTTTCGTGCTTGTGAGATGGGACACAGAGACGTCATAATCACACTCATCAAAG GTTCTGCACATGTGGACCTGGTGGACGTGGATGGTCACACAGCTCTGCACTGGGCAGCTCTGGGGGGCAATGCTGAGGTCTGCCAGATACTGATGGAGACTGGGATAAGTCCAAATGTACAG GACCAGGCAGGACGCACTCCTCTACAGTGTGCAGCCTACGGCGGCTACATCACCTGCATGGCTGTCCTCATGGAGAATAATGCTGATCCAAACATTCAGGACAAGGAG GGGCGGACGGCTCTCCACTGGTCATGCAACAATGGCTACTTGGACGCAGTGAAACTGTTACTGGGCTACAACGCCTTCCCTAACCTCATGGAGCACACTGAGGAGAG GTACACCCCTCTGGATTACGCTCTGCTAGGGGGGCACAGCGAGGTGACTCAGTTCATGCTGGAGCACAGTGCTTTGTCCATAGCAGCCATCCAGGACATCGCTGCTGCCTCCATCCAGGCCGTCTATAAGGGCTACACTGTACGCAAGGCCTTTAGGGAAAGGAAGCAGCTCCTCATGAGGCATGAGCAGCTGCGCAAGGATGCAGCCAA GAAGCGGGAGGAAGAACAGCGGAGGAGAGAAGCTGTGCAGCAAGTGTCTGCAACCTCTCCAGAAAAACAGGGAGTTCCTTTGGTGAAAACGGAGCAGGAAAAACGGTCCTTAGTGAACATGATGGAGGACTTATCCATGAATGACTCAGTGGTGGAAACTAAGAAATCATCTAAGACCAAAGAGGAGAGACACAGAG CCCACAGGAGGAAATCTGCCAGAAGAAATAAAGCAGCAGAACATCATGAACCTCCTGATGCTTCAAGACGCCACTGTGATAATCCAGGTGATACTGTCCCTGATAATTCCACCAGATTAAAGGACCTCATTTCTCTAACCAGCTGCAGCCAGCCACCCACCCTCAAACCTAGACCCCCCTCCATGCCCAAAGTCAGGGAACGACCCTCCTCAAACACAAGTGTGACAAACCAAAGTGACTCTTCACGAGAACGTGTCCCTCTGAAAAGGAGGGATGCTCATTTGTCTGTGAAGATGCCCCCCACAAATACTGATGCCTATACCTCGTTAGGAAGCAGTTCATCTTTAGACCACAAAAGTCCTTCCAGGAAAACTCCGTCAGCCACACCTGAAACTATCTCCACACGCAAGCACAGGGAACTCAGCATGGAGCAGTCCAAAGCGAGGAACAAGGCGGCACTCATCATCCAACGAGCCTGGCGAAG GTTCCACGCACGCAGGCGGAGAGAAGCAAGGAGCAGTCAAGAGGTTGAGATAAGTCAGTTGAACCACGCCCAGAACAGGAAGAAGATGGAAATACGGAACCAATCCACAAAAGTGTTGCCCAGTAAGACCTCAGTGCTACAAAGTATCTATG
- the invs gene encoding inversin isoform X3 → MASATSGPGPTSLGSQVHAAAVNGDRSALLKLITADPSLRDCEDQFGRTPLMYCVLADRLDCAEILLKAGASVNKTDHSQRTALHLAAQKGNVRFLKLLLSRRANWLQKDLEEMTPLHLATRHPSPKALALLVKHIGPGEVDTQDKNKQTALHWSAFYNRPEHVRLLIKHDSNIGIPDSEGKIPLHWAAHSQEPSATQTVRCILEAAPTESLLNWQDYEGRTPLHFAVADGNEAVVDVLTSYQGCNVTAYDNLFRTPLHWAALLGHARIVHLLLERNTSGTIPSDSQGATPLHYGAQSNNAETVGVFLSHPSVKDEPDLEGRTAFMWAAGKGSDDVLCTMLDLTPHIDINMADKYGGTALHAASLSGHVSTVKLLLERGAMVDSLDVMKHTPLFRACEMGHRDVIITLIKGSAHVDLVDVDGHTALHWAALGGNAEVCQILMETGISPNVQDQAGRTPLQCAAYGGYITCMAVLMENNADPNIQDKEGRTALHWSCNNGYLDAVKLLLGYNAFPNLMEHTEERYTPLDYALLGGHSEVTQFMLEHSALSIAAIQDIAAASIQAVYKGYTVRKAFRERKQLLMRHEQLRKDAAKKREEEQRRREAVQQVSATSPEKQGVPLVKTEQEKRSLVNMMEDLSMNDSVVETKKSSKTKEERHRAHRRKSARRNKAAEHHEPPDASRRHCDNPGDTVPDNSTRLKDLISLTSCSQPPTLKPRPPSMPKVRERPSSNTSVTNQSDSSRERVPLKRRDAHLSVKMPPTNTDAYTSLGSSSSLDHKSPSRKTPSATPETISTRKHRELSMEQSKARNKAALIIQRAWRRFHARRRREARSSQEVEISQLNHAQNRKKMEIRNQSTKVLPSKTSVLQSIYAHYCWQQE, encoded by the exons GCCTCAGCCACGTCTGGCCCAGGACCCACCTCCTTGGGCTCGCAGGTCCATGCTGCAGCTGTCAATGGAGATAGGAGCGCCCTTCTCAAACTCATCACGG CAGATCCTTCTTTGCGGGACTGTGAAGACCAGTTTGGTCGGACCCCTTTGATGTACTGTGTGCTGGCTGACCGCCTGGATTGTGCAGAGATTCTGTTGAAGGCCGGAGCTTCGGTTAACAAGACGGACCACAGTCAGCGTACGGCTCTGCACCTTGCTGCACAGAAG GGGAATGTCCGTTTCCTAAAGCTGCTGCTCTCCAGGCGTGCTAACTGGCTGCAGAAAGATCTCGAAGAGATGACGCCCCTCCACCTGGCCACTCGACACCCCTCCCCAAAAGCCCTTGCCCTCCTGGTCAAACACATTGGCCCTGGAGAGGTTGACACACAAGACAAGAACAAG CAAACTGCCCTCCACTGGTCAGCATTTTATAACCGACCAGAACATGTCCGTCTGCTGATTAAGCACGACTCCAACATCGGCATCCCAGACAGTGAGGGCAAGATCCCTCTGCACTGGGCAGCACACAGTCAGGAGCCCAGTGCCACTCAGACCGTCCGCTGTATACTG GAAGCAGCTCCCACTGAGTCCCTGTTAAACTGGCAGGACTATGAGGGGCGGACACCCCTGCACTTTGCAGTTGCTGATGGTAACGAGGCGGTGGTGGATGTGCTGACGTCTTACCAGGGCTGTAATGTGACAGCTTATGATAACCTCTTCAGAACACCACTGCACTGGGCAGCCCTGCTCG GCCATGCCAGAATTGTTCACCTGCTGCTGGAGAGAAACACATCAGGAACAATTCCCTCAGACAGTCAAGGGGCAACACCTCTGCACTACGGCGCTCAGAGTAACAACGCA gaGACAGTCGGTGTGTTTTTGTCCCATCCATCTGTGAAGGATGAGCCTGATCTAGAGGGGAGGACAGCCTTCATGTGGGCTGCTGGGAAGGGCAGTGATGATGTCCTTTGCACCATGCTGGACCTCACCCCTCATATCGACATTAACATGGCTGACAAGTACGGAGGCACTG CGCTCCATGCGGCCTCCCTGTCAGGCCATGTTAGCACAGTGAAGCTGTTACTGGAGAGAGGAGCGATGGTCGACTCTCTGGATGTGATGAAGCACACGCCACTGTTTCGTGCTTGTGAGATGGGACACAGAGACGTCATAATCACACTCATCAAAG GTTCTGCACATGTGGACCTGGTGGACGTGGATGGTCACACAGCTCTGCACTGGGCAGCTCTGGGGGGCAATGCTGAGGTCTGCCAGATACTGATGGAGACTGGGATAAGTCCAAATGTACAG GACCAGGCAGGACGCACTCCTCTACAGTGTGCAGCCTACGGCGGCTACATCACCTGCATGGCTGTCCTCATGGAGAATAATGCTGATCCAAACATTCAGGACAAGGAG GGGCGGACGGCTCTCCACTGGTCATGCAACAATGGCTACTTGGACGCAGTGAAACTGTTACTGGGCTACAACGCCTTCCCTAACCTCATGGAGCACACTGAGGAGAG GTACACCCCTCTGGATTACGCTCTGCTAGGGGGGCACAGCGAGGTGACTCAGTTCATGCTGGAGCACAGTGCTTTGTCCATAGCAGCCATCCAGGACATCGCTGCTGCCTCCATCCAGGCCGTCTATAAGGGCTACACTGTACGCAAGGCCTTTAGGGAAAGGAAGCAGCTCCTCATGAGGCATGAGCAGCTGCGCAAGGATGCAGCCAA GAAGCGGGAGGAAGAACAGCGGAGGAGAGAAGCTGTGCAGCAAGTGTCTGCAACCTCTCCAGAAAAACAGGGAGTTCCTTTGGTGAAAACGGAGCAGGAAAAACGGTCCTTAGTGAACATGATGGAGGACTTATCCATGAATGACTCAGTGGTGGAAACTAAGAAATCATCTAAGACCAAAGAGGAGAGACACAGAG CCCACAGGAGGAAATCTGCCAGAAGAAATAAAGCAGCAGAACATCATGAACCTCCTGATGCTTCAAGACGCCACTGTGATAATCCAGGTGATACTGTCCCTGATAATTCCACCAGATTAAAGGACCTCATTTCTCTAACCAGCTGCAGCCAGCCACCCACCCTCAAACCTAGACCCCCCTCCATGCCCAAAGTCAGGGAACGACCCTCCTCAAACACAAGTGTGACAAACCAAAGTGACTCTTCACGAGAACGTGTCCCTCTGAAAAGGAGGGATGCTCATTTGTCTGTGAAGATGCCCCCCACAAATACTGATGCCTATACCTCGTTAGGAAGCAGTTCATCTTTAGACCACAAAAGTCCTTCCAGGAAAACTCCGTCAGCCACACCTGAAACTATCTCCACACGCAAGCACAGGGAACTCAGCATGGAGCAGTCCAAAGCGAGGAACAAGGCGGCACTCATCATCCAACGAGCCTGGCGAAG GTTCCACGCACGCAGGCGGAGAGAAGCAAGGAGCAGTCAAGAGGTTGAGATAAGTCAGTTGAACCACGCCCAGAACAGGAAGAAGATGGAAATACGGAACCAATCCACAAAAGTGTTGCCCAGTAAGACCTCAGTGCTACAAAGTATCTATG
- the invs gene encoding inversin isoform X2 yields MASATSGPGPTSLGSQVHAAAVNGDRSALLKLITDPSLRDCEDQFGRTPLMYCVLADRLDCAEILLKAGASVNKTDHSQRTALHLAAQKGNVRFLKLLLSRRANWLQKDLEEMTPLHLATRHPSPKALALLVKHIGPGEVDTQDKNKQTALHWSAFYNRPEHVRLLIKHDSNIGIPDSEGKIPLHWAAHSQEPSATQTVRCILEAAPTESLLNWQDYEGRTPLHFAVADGNEAVVDVLTSYQGCNVTAYDNLFRTPLHWAALLGHARIVHLLLERNTSGTIPSDSQGATPLHYGAQSNNAETVGVFLSHPSVKDEPDLEGRTAFMWAAGKGSDDVLCTMLDLTPHIDINMADKYGGTALHAASLSGHVSTVKLLLERGAMVDSLDVMKHTPLFRACEMGHRDVIITLIKGSAHVDLVDVDGHTALHWAALGGNAEVCQILMETGISPNVQDQAGRTPLQCAAYGGYITCMAVLMENNADPNIQDKEGRTALHWSCNNGYLDAVKLLLGYNAFPNLMEHTEERYTPLDYALLGGHSEVTQFMLEHSALSIAAIQDIAAASIQAVYKGYTVRKAFRERKQLLMRHEQLRKDAAKKREEEQRRREAVQQVSATSPEKQGVPLVKTEQEKRSLVNMMEDLSMNDSVVETKKSSKTKEERHRAHRRKSARRNKAAEHHEPPDASRRHCDNPGDTVPDNSTRLKDLISLTSCSQPPTLKPRPPSMPKVRERPSSNTSVTNQSDSSRERVPLKRRDAHLSVKMPPTNTDAYTSLGSSSSLDHKSPSRKTPSATPETISTRKHRELSMEQSKARNKAALIIQRAWRRFHARRRREARSSQEVEISQLNHAQNRKKMEIRNQSTKVLPSKTSVLQSIYGNSMARRGRSLRGSQSQLFLDLPLRTQSQLSGIDCVHLTEAVNQAKQFSYHLRPQSAGQGSRGRGKH; encoded by the exons GCCTCAGCCACGTCTGGCCCAGGACCCACCTCCTTGGGCTCGCAGGTCCATGCTGCAGCTGTCAATGGAGATAGGAGCGCCCTTCTCAAACTCATCACGG ATCCTTCTTTGCGGGACTGTGAAGACCAGTTTGGTCGGACCCCTTTGATGTACTGTGTGCTGGCTGACCGCCTGGATTGTGCAGAGATTCTGTTGAAGGCCGGAGCTTCGGTTAACAAGACGGACCACAGTCAGCGTACGGCTCTGCACCTTGCTGCACAGAAG GGGAATGTCCGTTTCCTAAAGCTGCTGCTCTCCAGGCGTGCTAACTGGCTGCAGAAAGATCTCGAAGAGATGACGCCCCTCCACCTGGCCACTCGACACCCCTCCCCAAAAGCCCTTGCCCTCCTGGTCAAACACATTGGCCCTGGAGAGGTTGACACACAAGACAAGAACAAG CAAACTGCCCTCCACTGGTCAGCATTTTATAACCGACCAGAACATGTCCGTCTGCTGATTAAGCACGACTCCAACATCGGCATCCCAGACAGTGAGGGCAAGATCCCTCTGCACTGGGCAGCACACAGTCAGGAGCCCAGTGCCACTCAGACCGTCCGCTGTATACTG GAAGCAGCTCCCACTGAGTCCCTGTTAAACTGGCAGGACTATGAGGGGCGGACACCCCTGCACTTTGCAGTTGCTGATGGTAACGAGGCGGTGGTGGATGTGCTGACGTCTTACCAGGGCTGTAATGTGACAGCTTATGATAACCTCTTCAGAACACCACTGCACTGGGCAGCCCTGCTCG GCCATGCCAGAATTGTTCACCTGCTGCTGGAGAGAAACACATCAGGAACAATTCCCTCAGACAGTCAAGGGGCAACACCTCTGCACTACGGCGCTCAGAGTAACAACGCA gaGACAGTCGGTGTGTTTTTGTCCCATCCATCTGTGAAGGATGAGCCTGATCTAGAGGGGAGGACAGCCTTCATGTGGGCTGCTGGGAAGGGCAGTGATGATGTCCTTTGCACCATGCTGGACCTCACCCCTCATATCGACATTAACATGGCTGACAAGTACGGAGGCACTG CGCTCCATGCGGCCTCCCTGTCAGGCCATGTTAGCACAGTGAAGCTGTTACTGGAGAGAGGAGCGATGGTCGACTCTCTGGATGTGATGAAGCACACGCCACTGTTTCGTGCTTGTGAGATGGGACACAGAGACGTCATAATCACACTCATCAAAG GTTCTGCACATGTGGACCTGGTGGACGTGGATGGTCACACAGCTCTGCACTGGGCAGCTCTGGGGGGCAATGCTGAGGTCTGCCAGATACTGATGGAGACTGGGATAAGTCCAAATGTACAG GACCAGGCAGGACGCACTCCTCTACAGTGTGCAGCCTACGGCGGCTACATCACCTGCATGGCTGTCCTCATGGAGAATAATGCTGATCCAAACATTCAGGACAAGGAG GGGCGGACGGCTCTCCACTGGTCATGCAACAATGGCTACTTGGACGCAGTGAAACTGTTACTGGGCTACAACGCCTTCCCTAACCTCATGGAGCACACTGAGGAGAG GTACACCCCTCTGGATTACGCTCTGCTAGGGGGGCACAGCGAGGTGACTCAGTTCATGCTGGAGCACAGTGCTTTGTCCATAGCAGCCATCCAGGACATCGCTGCTGCCTCCATCCAGGCCGTCTATAAGGGCTACACTGTACGCAAGGCCTTTAGGGAAAGGAAGCAGCTCCTCATGAGGCATGAGCAGCTGCGCAAGGATGCAGCCAA GAAGCGGGAGGAAGAACAGCGGAGGAGAGAAGCTGTGCAGCAAGTGTCTGCAACCTCTCCAGAAAAACAGGGAGTTCCTTTGGTGAAAACGGAGCAGGAAAAACGGTCCTTAGTGAACATGATGGAGGACTTATCCATGAATGACTCAGTGGTGGAAACTAAGAAATCATCTAAGACCAAAGAGGAGAGACACAGAG CCCACAGGAGGAAATCTGCCAGAAGAAATAAAGCAGCAGAACATCATGAACCTCCTGATGCTTCAAGACGCCACTGTGATAATCCAGGTGATACTGTCCCTGATAATTCCACCAGATTAAAGGACCTCATTTCTCTAACCAGCTGCAGCCAGCCACCCACCCTCAAACCTAGACCCCCCTCCATGCCCAAAGTCAGGGAACGACCCTCCTCAAACACAAGTGTGACAAACCAAAGTGACTCTTCACGAGAACGTGTCCCTCTGAAAAGGAGGGATGCTCATTTGTCTGTGAAGATGCCCCCCACAAATACTGATGCCTATACCTCGTTAGGAAGCAGTTCATCTTTAGACCACAAAAGTCCTTCCAGGAAAACTCCGTCAGCCACACCTGAAACTATCTCCACACGCAAGCACAGGGAACTCAGCATGGAGCAGTCCAAAGCGAGGAACAAGGCGGCACTCATCATCCAACGAGCCTGGCGAAG GTTCCACGCACGCAGGCGGAGAGAAGCAAGGAGCAGTCAAGAGGTTGAGATAAGTCAGTTGAACCACGCCCAGAACAGGAAGAAGATGGAAATACGGAACCAATCCACAAAAGTGTTGCCCAGTAAGACCTCAGTGCTACAAAGTATCTATG